In a single window of the Alphaproteobacteria bacterium LSUCC0684 genome:
- the betC gene encoding choline-sulfatase: MSSSPPNILLIMADQLAPQFTGAYGHPIVKTPHMEALASRGSRFDAAYCNSPLCAPSRFSFMSGQLITRIAAYDNAAEFPASIPTFAHYLRQAGYRTCLSGKMHFVGPDQLHGFEERITTDVYPSDHAWTPDWEMPDERIDKWYHNMDSVKEAGEAATTFQIEYDEEVAFFARRKIFEYAMEKVAPFCMVASFIHPHDPYVARPEWWGLYKDVEIDMPGDIPEADAHTKRLMHGIEADRTSVSEDEIRTARRAYYANTSYFDSKVGELLKTLEEAGLRENTVVIVTADHGDMLGERGLWYKMNFFEHSARVPLIMAGPGIQHQRVDSACSLVDILPTLNDIAGIAPDLGMPVDGRSLWPVATGGSDSKDEAIGEYCAECASHPIYMIRRGHLKYIHCDIDPPQLYDLAKDPDERHNLATDPGYAAEAATFAEEVARRWNSDIIRQNVIATQRQRRAVHQAMQEGRLTSWDYQPHRDAANEYVRNHMDWTVAAEKTRFPPFSRK; this comes from the coding sequence ATGAGTTCATCGCCGCCAAACATACTGCTCATCATGGCTGACCAGCTGGCGCCGCAATTTACCGGTGCCTATGGTCATCCTATCGTCAAAACCCCGCATATGGAGGCGCTGGCCAGCCGTGGCAGCCGATTTGATGCCGCCTATTGCAACTCACCGCTCTGCGCCCCGTCGCGGTTCAGTTTCATGTCGGGCCAGCTCATCACGCGGATTGCCGCCTATGACAATGCGGCGGAATTTCCAGCCTCGATCCCGACCTTTGCGCATTATCTGCGCCAGGCCGGATATCGCACCTGCCTTTCGGGGAAGATGCATTTTGTCGGCCCGGACCAGCTGCACGGATTTGAAGAGCGCATCACCACCGATGTCTACCCTTCCGACCACGCCTGGACACCGGACTGGGAGATGCCGGATGAGCGCATCGACAAATGGTATCACAATATGGACTCGGTCAAGGAAGCCGGGGAAGCCGCCACCACGTTTCAGATCGAATATGATGAGGAAGTGGCGTTTTTCGCTCGCCGCAAGATTTTCGAATATGCCATGGAAAAGGTCGCCCCTTTCTGCATGGTTGCAAGTTTCATCCACCCCCATGATCCGTATGTCGCCCGCCCGGAATGGTGGGGGCTTTACAAGGATGTGGAGATCGACATGCCCGGCGACATTCCTGAGGCGGATGCCCATACAAAACGGCTCATGCACGGGATCGAAGCTGACCGGACCAGCGTCAGCGAGGATGAAATCCGCACCGCGCGCCGGGCGTATTACGCCAATACCTCCTATTTTGACAGCAAGGTGGGGGAGCTGCTTAAAACCCTCGAAGAAGCGGGCCTTCGCGAGAACACGGTTGTCATCGTCACCGCCGACCATGGTGACATGCTCGGTGAGCGCGGGCTGTGGTACAAGATGAATTTCTTTGAACATTCCGCCCGGGTGCCGCTGATCATGGCCGGGCCGGGGATACAGCATCAGCGCGTGGACAGCGCCTGCTCCCTTGTGGATATTCTGCCGACCCTCAATGATATTGCCGGTATCGCACCTGATCTCGGCATGCCGGTGGATGGACGCTCGCTCTGGCCGGTTGCCACGGGGGGAAGCGACTCCAAGGATGAAGCGATCGGGGAATATTGCGCGGAATGTGCCTCGCATCCGATCTACATGATCCGCCGCGGTCACCTGAAATATATCCATTGCGATATCGACCCGCCGCAACTCTATGATCTTGCAAAAGATCCCGATGAACGGCACAACCTGGCCACAGACCCGGGCTACGCCGCCGAAGCCGCCACCTTTGCCGAGGAGGTTGCCCGGCGATGGAACAGTGATATCATTCGTCAAAACGTCATTGCCACCCAGCGCCAGCGCCGGGCGGTGCATCAGGCGATGCAGGAAGGCAGGCTGACCTCCTGGGATTACCAGCCGCATCGTGATGCCGCAAACGAATATGTCCGCAACCATATGGACTGGACGGTGGCCGCCGAGAAGACCAGATTCCCGCCGTTTTCAAGGAAATGA
- a CDS encoding SRPBCC family protein: MPGDKIAMTAERLFNGWDDRPARSLSMHKDAYIDPRWLEVEKKEIFHRSWQFLCHEETLRECGQYVAMNIQGQSIVAIRGKDGELRAFYNVCKHRGHELLNGSGQTKRVICPYHAWSYDLDGRFLEARQSRFIEDFNPEDFCLDPVRIETFCHLVFVNLDPQAPPLAEQSGNLAKEIMQHAPDLGQLTFAHRLTYRIKANWKSVVDNFLECYHCPVAHQDFCTLIEMDTYKVETHGIYSSHMAKAGRSDNKAYRTDGARVTDHAVWYLWPNTTLMRYPGRGNFMVWRFYPDGPEETYEEFDFFFESADLVDEEKDAIRFIDDVLQPEDIGLVESVQRGMQTPAYQQGRYMVDPDGSGLSEHAVHHFHGLIRKAYLGEKLA, translated from the coding sequence ATGCCCGGAGATAAAATCGCCATGACGGCGGAAAGATTGTTCAACGGCTGGGATGACCGCCCTGCCCGCTCACTTTCCATGCACAAGGATGCCTATATCGATCCGCGCTGGCTCGAAGTGGAGAAAAAAGAGATATTCCATCGCTCCTGGCAATTCCTCTGCCATGAGGAAACCTTGCGAGAGTGCGGCCAGTATGTCGCCATGAACATTCAGGGCCAGAGCATTGTCGCCATCCGCGGCAAGGATGGCGAGTTGCGCGCCTTTTATAATGTCTGCAAGCATCGCGGGCATGAACTCCTCAACGGCAGCGGCCAGACAAAACGGGTGATCTGCCCCTATCATGCCTGGTCCTATGATCTGGACGGACGGTTTCTTGAAGCCCGGCAATCCCGCTTCATCGAGGATTTCAACCCTGAGGATTTCTGTCTTGATCCGGTCCGGATTGAAACCTTCTGCCATCTTGTCTTTGTCAATCTTGACCCGCAGGCACCGCCGCTCGCCGAGCAATCGGGCAATCTGGCAAAGGAGATCATGCAGCATGCACCTGATCTGGGCCAGCTGACATTCGCCCACCGGCTGACCTACAGGATCAAGGCGAACTGGAAATCGGTGGTCGATAATTTTCTTGAATGCTACCATTGCCCGGTGGCGCATCAGGATTTCTGTACGCTTATCGAAATGGATACCTACAAGGTCGAAACCCACGGGATATATTCAAGCCACATGGCCAAGGCCGGACGCAGCGACAACAAGGCCTACCGTACCGATGGCGCGAGGGTTACCGATCACGCGGTATGGTATCTCTGGCCCAATACGACGCTGATGCGCTACCCGGGGCGGGGCAATTTCATGGTCTGGCGGTTTTACCCGGACGGGCCGGAAGAAACCTATGAAGAATTCGACTTCTTCTTTGAAAGCGCTGATCTGGTGGATGAAGAGAAGGACGCGATACGATTTATTGATGATGTTCTCCAGCCCGAGGATATCGGCCTTGTGGAAAGCGTGCAGCGCGGCATGCAGACCCCGGCTTACCAGCAGGGCCGATATATGGTTGACCCGGATGGCTCCGGATTGAGCGAGCATGCCGTCCATCATTTCCACGGCCTGATCCGCAAAGCCTATCTGGGGGAGAAACTCGCATGA
- a CDS encoding SDR family NAD(P)-dependent oxidoreductase — protein MTAERETAASAPLAGRIALVTGGTGGIGTAICARLAREGATVIATDRQRPKGDLPDGVRFCHTDITDDASIRATISTLEAEFGKIHILVNAAGIEIEKTIEDTSLEEWNHIFAVNVTGTFLVSKHALNLMRNAGGGSIINFGSYDGFIADPGLAAYCATKGAVHALTRAMACDYGPEGIRVNAICPGYIDTPMLQSFFGDSGDIESLQQAVRDVHPMRRYGTPDDVAGLVNWLAGDEARYASGQLWVLDGGLTAQVQQMRF, from the coding sequence ATGACGGCCGAGAGGGAAACAGCAGCTTCCGCCCCGCTTGCAGGCCGGATCGCCCTGGTGACCGGCGGAACAGGCGGGATCGGCACCGCGATCTGCGCCCGGCTTGCCCGCGAAGGCGCAACGGTGATTGCAACAGATCGCCAACGCCCGAAAGGTGACCTGCCGGATGGGGTGCGCTTCTGCCATACCGATATCACCGATGATGCCAGCATTCGCGCGACAATCTCAACGCTGGAAGCTGAATTCGGCAAGATCCATATCCTTGTCAATGCCGCCGGGATCGAGATTGAAAAAACCATCGAAGATACCAGTCTTGAAGAATGGAATCATATCTTTGCCGTCAATGTCACCGGAACGTTTCTTGTCAGCAAACATGCCCTGAACCTGATGCGGAACGCCGGCGGCGGCTCGATCATCAATTTCGGCTCCTATGACGGATTTATCGCCGATCCGGGCCTTGCCGCCTATTGCGCGACCAAGGGCGCTGTCCATGCCCTCACCCGTGCCATGGCCTGCGATTACGGCCCCGAAGGTATCCGCGTCAACGCCATCTGCCCGGGATATATCGACACGCCGATGCTGCAGAGTTTCTTTGGTGACAGCGGTGATATCGAAAGCCTGCAGCAGGCCGTCCGTGATGTGCACCCGATGCGGCGCTATGGCACCCCCGATGATGTGGCGGGGCTGGTAAACTGGCTTGCTGGTGACGAGGCACGCTATGCTTCGGGGCAGCTCTGGGTTCTTGACGGCGGCCTGACCGCCCAGGTTCAGCAAATGAGATTTTAG
- a CDS encoding 3-keto-5-aminohexanoate cleavage protein, translated as MAKAKSVIITCAVTGGIHTPTMSPHLPVTPQQIAADAIAASDAGASIIHLHARDPETGKPTADPDVFMQFLPVIKQSSEAVINISTGGGLGMTLDQRLAAARRASPEMASLNMGSMNFGIFPMLEKYSEWNHAWEPEFLGMTKDFIFKNTFNDIETVLKDLGEGHGTRFEMECYDLGHLYTVAHFVDKGLIKPPFFLQLIYGILGGAGAEIDNLVHMNTVADRLFGDDYEWSVLAAGKNQMGFATTAGLLGGNLRVGLEDSLYIGKGELARSNADQVSKIRRIVEDLSLTVATPEEARQRLALKGGDAVGF; from the coding sequence ATGGCAAAAGCAAAAAGCGTTATCATCACCTGTGCGGTTACCGGCGGCATTCATACCCCGACCATGTCACCGCATCTGCCCGTGACCCCGCAACAGATCGCCGCTGATGCGATTGCCGCCTCCGATGCCGGGGCGTCGATCATCCATCTGCATGCACGCGACCCTGAAACAGGTAAACCCACCGCTGATCCGGATGTCTTCATGCAGTTTCTGCCGGTGATCAAGCAAAGTTCCGAGGCGGTGATCAATATATCCACCGGCGGCGGGCTCGGCATGACCCTTGACCAGCGACTGGCAGCAGCACGGCGGGCAAGCCCGGAGATGGCCTCGCTCAATATGGGATCGATGAATTTCGGTATCTTCCCGATGCTGGAAAAATACAGCGAGTGGAATCATGCCTGGGAGCCTGAATTTCTCGGCATGACAAAGGATTTCATTTTCAAGAATACTTTCAATGATATTGAAACTGTACTTAAAGATTTAGGAGAAGGTCACGGCACCAGGTTCGAAATGGAATGCTATGACCTCGGCCATCTTTATACGGTGGCGCATTTCGTCGACAAGGGGCTGATCAAGCCGCCGTTCTTCCTGCAGCTGATCTATGGCATCCTTGGCGGTGCGGGCGCGGAGATCGATAATCTTGTCCATATGAACACGGTCGCTGACCGCCTTTTCGGTGATGATTACGAGTGGTCGGTGCTCGCTGCGGGCAAAAACCAGATGGGGTTTGCCACCACCGCCGGACTGCTTGGCGGGAATCTGCGGGTCGGTCTCGAAGACAGCCTTTATATCGGCAAGGGTGAACTTGCCCGGAGCAACGCCGATCAGGTCAGCAAGATCCGCCGCATTGTCGAAGATCTGTCGCTGACGGTCGCCACGCCTGAAGAAGCCAGGCAGCGACTGGCGCTCAAAGGTGGCGATGCGGTTGGTTTCTAG
- a CDS encoding SDR family NAD(P)-dependent oxidoreductase produces MPEGKTALVTGGSRGIGAGIVQRLTADGTRVITCGRGPRPGNLAGEVDWISADVSDSGDVSVLFTHIETTYGRLDLLVNNAGVQVEKTVADSTDQDWNEVMGINAKGVFLTIRAAIPLMIRGGGGSIVNIGSISGNHADPSMALYNASKAFVHGLTRSVAVDHGKDGIRCNAVCPGWIMTGMADAAFALASDPEKARADALNRHAAGRFGKPEDIAAAVAWLLSDEAQFVTGQTLTVDGGLVAATPIRPELS; encoded by the coding sequence ATGCCTGAAGGGAAAACAGCACTTGTGACGGGCGGCAGCCGCGGCATCGGGGCCGGGATTGTCCAGCGCCTCACCGCCGACGGGACCAGGGTGATTACCTGCGGGCGTGGCCCGCGGCCGGGCAATCTTGCGGGGGAAGTGGACTGGATTTCGGCCGATGTCTCCGACAGCGGCGATGTATCGGTGCTTTTCACCCATATCGAGACGACGTATGGACGCCTTGACCTGCTCGTCAACAATGCCGGTGTCCAGGTGGAAAAGACGGTGGCGGATTCCACCGATCAAGACTGGAACGAGGTGATGGGGATAAACGCCAAGGGCGTGTTCCTCACCATCCGTGCCGCAATCCCCCTGATGATCCGGGGTGGCGGCGGAAGTATCGTGAATATCGGCTCCATCTCCGGCAATCACGCCGATCCTTCCATGGCGCTCTACAATGCTTCGAAGGCTTTCGTCCATGGACTGACACGATCGGTTGCGGTGGATCATGGCAAGGACGGGATCAGGTGCAACGCGGTCTGCCCCGGCTGGATCATGACCGGCATGGCGGATGCGGCCTTTGCCCTCGCATCTGATCCGGAAAAAGCACGGGCGGACGCACTCAACCGCCATGCCGCCGGGAGATTTGGCAAACCCGAAGATATCGCCGCCGCCGTTGCCTGGCTGCTTTCCGATGAAGCGCAATTTGTCACCGGCCAGACCCTGACGGTTGATGGCGGGCTCGTCGCCGCCACCCCTATCCGACCCGAGTTAAGTTAA
- a CDS encoding 3-hydroxyacyl-CoA dehydrogenase NAD-binding domain-containing protein: MKDIDRVGIIGSGVIGASWSALFLASGREVVNYDPNPDNENLTKRYIEKAWGHLEELGSITDGASPSRIRFVGDPAAAVEGCGFIQESVPERLEIKHETYKRIEPALGEDAVLSTSSSGLLLGDMQAGLKDASRLIVGHPFNPPHLIPLVELLGNANTAGGVLDRAAEFYLSCGKVTIRVNKEVPAHVANRLQAALWREAISLVAEGVASVEDVDKAVTAGPGLRWSVMGPHMLFSLGSGGGGMKTFCERYGPSFRSWWDSMGTPDLTPEVIDLLERGIREEEDGRDFDTLSAERDAKLIASMKALKGIQS; this comes from the coding sequence ATGAAAGATATTGATAGAGTTGGAATTATCGGATCAGGAGTTATAGGGGCAAGCTGGAGTGCCCTGTTTCTTGCCTCGGGCCGTGAGGTGGTCAATTACGATCCCAATCCAGATAACGAAAACCTGACCAAACGCTATATCGAAAAGGCCTGGGGGCATCTTGAAGAGCTGGGAAGCATCACCGATGGCGCCTCGCCTTCACGCATCCGCTTTGTCGGTGATCCCGCCGCGGCGGTCGAGGGATGCGGCTTCATTCAGGAAAGCGTGCCCGAGCGTCTTGAGATCAAGCATGAAACCTACAAGCGAATAGAACCTGCCCTTGGGGAAGATGCTGTTTTGTCGACGAGTTCGTCCGGTCTGCTTCTCGGTGATATGCAGGCCGGGCTTAAAGATGCGTCCCGGCTCATTGTCGGCCATCCTTTCAATCCGCCGCATCTGATCCCGCTGGTGGAATTGCTCGGCAACGCAAATACCGCCGGAGGCGTGCTTGATCGGGCGGCAGAATTTTACTTGTCCTGCGGCAAGGTCACCATTCGCGTGAACAAGGAAGTTCCCGCCCATGTTGCCAATCGTCTGCAGGCCGCGCTCTGGCGTGAGGCGATCAGCCTGGTGGCCGAGGGCGTGGCCAGCGTCGAAGATGTCGACAAGGCGGTGACGGCGGGGCCGGGGCTCAGATGGTCGGTCATGGGGCCGCATATGCTGTTCAGCCTTGGATCCGGTGGCGGCGGCATGAAAACCTTCTGCGAGAGATACGGGCCGAGTTTCCGCAGCTGGTGGGATTCCATGGGCACGCCTGACCTGACACCTGAAGTGATTGACCTCTTGGAGCGGGGTATCCGTGAAGAAGAAGACGGCCGTGATTTTGATACCCTTTCGGCTGAACGTGATGCTAAACTCATCGCCAGCATGAAAGCCTTGAAGGGAATACAGTCATGA
- a CDS encoding DMT family transporter, with protein sequence MSSPSRSLPAVSSGAQASLGSLFFICAVVVFATQDGISKYLALSYSVFFIVMVRYWVFGIFVLAISMRKPGGIAAVARSAVLPVQIFRGVLLVIQICCIVWSFGHIGLINTHSVFASYPLMVTALSVPLLGEKVGLQRWLAICTGFTGVLIILQPGSSIFTPASLFPLGFAVMFALYNIATRYVARFDKPETSFFWTGISGALTITLIGPFFWDPMQSSIDWMWMVILSITGALGHYLMIRALDLTEASRVQPFVFLQMVFASGIGIVIFQEELRPTTMLGAAIVIASGMFTFWRERLHARRETLARRQG encoded by the coding sequence ATGTCATCACCATCGAGGTCCCTGCCCGCCGTCTCTTCCGGCGCACAGGCGTCGCTGGGCAGCCTGTTTTTCATCTGTGCCGTGGTGGTCTTCGCCACCCAGGACGGGATTTCCAAATATCTTGCGCTGAGCTACAGCGTCTTTTTCATCGTCATGGTCCGGTACTGGGTGTTCGGGATCTTTGTCCTGGCCATCAGCATGCGGAAGCCCGGCGGTATCGCCGCTGTTGCACGTTCAGCGGTACTGCCGGTACAGATTTTCCGCGGTGTCCTTCTGGTGATCCAGATCTGCTGTATTGTCTGGAGTTTCGGGCATATCGGCCTGATCAACACCCATAGCGTCTTTGCCTCCTACCCGCTGATGGTAACCGCCCTGTCTGTTCCCCTGCTCGGGGAGAAGGTCGGCCTGCAGCGATGGCTTGCCATCTGCACCGGGTTCACCGGCGTGCTGATCATCCTGCAGCCCGGCAGCAGCATTTTCACCCCGGCCTCGCTTTTCCCCTTGGGTTTTGCCGTCATGTTCGCGCTCTATAACATTGCCACCCGCTATGTGGCGAGGTTCGACAAGCCTGAGACAAGCTTTTTCTGGACCGGTATCAGCGGTGCGCTCACCATCACCCTGATCGGCCCGTTTTTCTGGGACCCGATGCAGTCCTCAATTGACTGGATGTGGATGGTGATCCTCAGCATCACCGGTGCGTTGGGGCATTACCTGATGATCCGGGCGCTGGACCTGACCGAGGCCTCCCGGGTGCAGCCTTTTGTCTTTCTGCAGATGGTTTTTGCCAGCGGGATCGGCATTGTCATTTTTCAGGAAGAACTCCGCCCCACCACCATGCTCGGTGCTGCCATCGTCATCGCCTCGGGGATGTTCACCTTCTGGCGGGAGCGGCTGCATGCACGAAGGGAAACCCTTGCCCGGCGGCAGGGATGA
- a CDS encoding YeeE/YedE family protein codes for MQIDLDHFTPYLSLTGGVLIGLAALLLLLLNGRVMGISGIMGGLVSPGMEPGDRSWRLVFVIGVILGPFLVMQMTGDAIEIRPAASGFWLMASGLIIGLGTAIGSGCTSGHGICGMARLSIRSIVAVMIFMASAVVTVGLVRHVF; via the coding sequence ATGCAGATCGATCTTGATCATTTCACGCCCTACCTGTCCTTGACCGGCGGGGTGCTTATCGGGCTTGCGGCGCTGTTGCTGCTCCTTCTGAATGGCCGGGTGATGGGGATCAGCGGCATTATGGGCGGGCTTGTCAGCCCCGGCATGGAGCCAGGTGACCGCAGCTGGCGCCTTGTTTTCGTCATCGGCGTCATCCTCGGCCCGTTCCTTGTGATGCAGATGACGGGGGATGCCATTGAAATCCGCCCTGCCGCCTCCGGTTTCTGGCTGATGGCAAGCGGGCTGATCATCGGCCTCGGCACCGCTATCGGTTCGGGCTGCACCTCCGGTCACGGTATCTGCGGGATGGCGCGGCTTTCCATCCGCTCGATTGTCGCCGTGATGATTTTCATGGCCAGTGCCGTCGTTACCGTCGGTCTTGTTCGTCACGTTTTTTGA
- a CDS encoding DUF6691 family protein — protein sequence MVLFASLITGILFGVGLALGGMLDPSKVIGFLDIFGLWDPSLAFVMGGGVIVSGIGYRLAMRRSKPLFTDAFQLPTSNMIDRPLVIGAVLFGIGWGVSGLCPGPALASALLNPGDGIGFLFFMIAGLALGRVIKRRM from the coding sequence ATGGTTCTTTTTGCTTCACTCATCACGGGTATTCTCTTTGGTGTCGGCCTCGCCCTCGGCGGTATGCTGGACCCATCCAAGGTGATCGGGTTTCTTGATATTTTCGGCCTCTGGGATCCTTCGCTTGCCTTTGTCATGGGTGGCGGTGTTATTGTCAGCGGGATTGGCTATCGTCTTGCGATGCGTCGCAGCAAGCCTCTCTTCACCGATGCCTTCCAGCTTCCCACCAGCAACATGATTGATCGCCCCCTGGTGATTGGCGCGGTCCTCTTCGGCATCGGCTGGGGGGTGTCCGGGCTTTGCCCCGGCCCGGCGCTGGCATCTGCCCTGCTCAACCCCGGTGACGGTATCGGTTTTCTGTTTTTCATGATTGCCGGTCTTGCTCTGGGACGTGTTATCAAAAGAAGGATGTAA
- a CDS encoding aminotransferase: MTDTNRVRPKDIQKWDNDHVFHPWESMGVENADLGIIHEAKGIYMTDPDGRRMIDGPGGMWCVNIGHGREEMALAISNQASKLGYSSPWTSATKPSSILARRIAEKTPGDLNTVFFTTGGSSAVDTALRFVHFYNNIKGRPEKKITIAREKGYHGSTYLSASVSGKERDRRFLDTNKEMVRFLPNVNPYIRPQGMSLEAWRDEKLADLENMILETGPDKVAAFIAEPILASGGVIVPPEGYHKGCLEICRKYDVLYISDEVVTGFGRLGHWFASEEVFGITPDIITCAKGLTSGYVPMGAAIFSDSLLAEIQDEENDGILFSNGYTYSGHPVSAAAALKNMDIIEDENLLRHVREISPHFQDRLKQLGEKHRIVGDARGMGLLGCLEGAAAPGSPESVKLPIDLEFGHRMDVAAEKRGLLVRPIINMCVFSPPLVITREEIDTMFDILDDAIEEVQAEMLP, translated from the coding sequence ATGACTGATACCAATCGCGTCCGGCCAAAGGATATCCAGAAATGGGATAACGATCATGTTTTTCATCCCTGGGAATCCATGGGGGTGGAAAACGCTGACCTGGGTATTATCCATGAAGCCAAGGGTATCTACATGACCGATCCCGATGGGCGCCGGATGATCGACGGACCTGGCGGCATGTGGTGCGTCAATATCGGGCACGGCCGGGAAGAGATGGCCCTGGCTATTTCAAATCAGGCCAGCAAGCTTGGCTATTCAAGTCCATGGACATCGGCAACAAAACCCTCGAGCATCCTTGCCAGACGCATTGCCGAGAAAACGCCGGGGGACCTCAATACCGTCTTCTTTACAACAGGCGGATCATCGGCGGTGGATACAGCGCTCAGATTCGTGCATTTCTACAACAATATCAAAGGCAGGCCTGAAAAGAAGATCACGATTGCCCGGGAAAAGGGATATCACGGCTCCACCTATCTTTCGGCCAGCGTTTCAGGCAAGGAACGTGACCGCAGGTTTCTTGACACGAACAAGGAGATGGTCCGCTTTCTGCCCAATGTGAACCCTTATATCCGCCCTCAAGGGATGAGTCTCGAGGCCTGGCGGGATGAAAAACTGGCTGACCTGGAGAACATGATCCTCGAAACCGGGCCGGACAAAGTTGCGGCCTTCATCGCCGAGCCCATCCTTGCCTCGGGCGGGGTGATCGTCCCGCCGGAAGGATATCACAAGGGATGTCTTGAAATCTGCCGGAAATATGATGTGCTCTATATCTCGGATGAGGTAGTCACGGGTTTCGGCCGACTTGGTCACTGGTTTGCCTCGGAAGAGGTGTTCGGCATCACGCCGGATATCATCACCTGCGCCAAGGGGCTGACTTCGGGCTATGTTCCCATGGGGGCGGCGATCTTCTCCGACAGCCTTCTTGCGGAAATTCAGGATGAGGAAAACGACGGTATCCTGTTTTCAAACGGCTATACCTATTCCGGCCATCCGGTTTCTGCCGCCGCCGCGCTCAAGAACATGGATATCATCGAAGATGAAAACCTGCTCCGGCATGTGCGCGAGATCTCGCCACATTTTCAGGACCGGCTCAAGCAGCTCGGGGAAAAGCACCGGATCGTCGGCGATGCGCGCGGGATGGGGTTGCTTGGCTGTCTTGAAGGTGCCGCCGCGCCCGGCAGCCCTGAAAGCGTGAAACTCCCCATTGATCTTGAATTCGGGCACCGCATGGATGTGGCTGCGGAAAAACGCGGCCTCCTGGTACGGCCCATCATCAATATGTGCGTCTTCTCACCGCCGCTGGTCATCACCAGAGAAGAAATCGATACAATGTTTGATATTCTTGATGATGCGATAGAAGAAGTTCAGGCGGAAATGCTGCCTTAA
- a CDS encoding extracellular solute-binding protein codes for MNVFRKTLMSAVAVVSLSGAALAADSELVVFDWAGYEDPNFFQAYVDKHGDAPTYSFFSDEEEAFQKIRAGFKADLGHPCSQSVIKWREAGIIEPIDTSRLKNWDKVIPNFKNMEGFNVGGKQWVMPVDWGATALTYRTDLVSESEAATLQSFADPKFAGRISVVDNVDDAYALGFLATGVTDWNKATMADLDKASAFLREVHKNVRTYWQDGAEVRSLMASGEILLSWSWNEVAVILESEGVPVGMNRDTKEGSSTWVCGYVMLKDGNGSKDKAYDFLNAWLEESSANYIVTEWGYGHSNGEVMDAIGEENGFGTLESYSKNTLWQAPISPEMREKMIKEFELIKAGF; via the coding sequence ATGAATGTATTTAGAAAAACTCTGATGTCGGCGGTGGCGGTGGTGTCTTTGTCAGGCGCTGCTCTTGCCGCCGATAGTGAACTCGTCGTTTTTGACTGGGCTGGCTATGAAGATCCGAACTTCTTCCAGGCTTATGTCGACAAGCATGGTGATGCGCCGACCTATTCCTTCTTTTCCGATGAAGAAGAAGCTTTTCAGAAAATTCGGGCAGGTTTCAAGGCTGATCTTGGCCATCCCTGCTCGCAGTCGGTGATCAAATGGCGCGAAGCCGGCATTATCGAGCCGATCGATACATCACGGCTCAAGAACTGGGACAAGGTGATCCCGAATTTCAAAAACATGGAAGGCTTCAATGTGGGCGGCAAGCAATGGGTGATGCCGGTGGACTGGGGCGCAACAGCGCTCACCTACCGCACGGACCTGGTTTCCGAATCCGAAGCTGCAACGCTGCAATCTTTTGCCGATCCCAAATTCGCCGGGCGAATTTCCGTTGTTGACAACGTTGATGATGCCTATGCGCTCGGCTTTCTTGCCACCGGCGTAACGGACTGGAACAAGGCCACCATGGCTGACCTTGACAAGGCCTCCGCTTTCCTGCGCGAAGTTCACAAGAATGTCCGCACCTACTGGCAGGACGGCGCTGAAGTCCGCAGCCTGATGGCCAGTGGCGAGATTCTCCTGTCCTGGTCCTGGAACGAAGTGGCGGTTATCCTTGAATCCGAAGGGGTGCCGGTCGGCATGAATCGCGATACCAAGGAAGGATCCTCCACCTGGGTCTGCGGTTATGTCATGCTCAAAGACGGCAATGGGTCAAAGGACAAGGCCTATGACTTCCTCAATGCCTGGCTTGAAGAAAGTTCCGCCAACTACATCGTGACCGAATGGGGTTATGGCCATTCCAACGGTGAAGTGATGGACGCCATTGGTGAGGAAAACGGCTTTGGCACGCTCGAGAGCTATTCCAAGAACACGCTCTGGCAGGCACCGATCTCCCCTGAAATGCGGGAGAAGATGATCAAGGAATTCGAATTGATCAAGGCCGGGTTCTGA